The following are encoded in a window of Ferribacterium limneticum genomic DNA:
- a CDS encoding sigma-54-dependent transcriptional regulator, which translates to MLLPSAKPLLLIVDDDSLISESLGFAFAQEYDVLTSQSRGHALALLRQLRQPPQLALVDLGLPPLPHRPDEGFALIGDLLALSPEMKIIVLSGQSDEGNARHARTLGAVDFVAKPCDPSRLTELFRQALRFGNEPQTAQAGGLIGESLPMQRLRLQLGQYANLAYPVLIEGESGSGKDIVASHYLHRLTERHDKPFLALNCAAISPTLLEPTLFGYAKGAFTGATSAKSGYFEDADSGTLFLDEIGELPLDLQPKLLRVLENGEYQRVGETQTRVSTARIVAATNRDLRQEMRAGRFRADLFHRLSVFTVTVPPLRETGLDRLLLLEHFRKSCAASVRTEPFQLAAPAQSLWLDYGFPGNVRELRNITIRLSARYPGQTVTAEQLRAEFDHFDTPEPATGTAMLVAGDLEEVKQAARRHLEKASPLNLDATLELWQRGYIEAAIELSAGNMSEAARRLGINRTTLYNRMESWTRR; encoded by the coding sequence GTGCTCTTGCCATCAGCCAAGCCACTCTTGTTGATTGTCGACGATGATTCGCTCATCAGCGAATCGCTCGGTTTCGCCTTCGCGCAGGAGTATGACGTTCTCACAAGTCAATCCCGAGGGCATGCCCTGGCCTTGCTCCGGCAACTCAGGCAACCGCCTCAGCTTGCCTTGGTCGACCTTGGCCTCCCCCCGCTCCCTCACCGCCCCGACGAGGGATTTGCCCTGATCGGCGATCTGCTGGCCCTGTCGCCCGAGATGAAAATCATCGTCCTTTCAGGCCAAAGTGACGAGGGTAATGCCCGCCATGCGCGCACGCTGGGCGCGGTCGACTTTGTGGCCAAACCATGTGACCCCAGCCGCCTGACAGAACTTTTCCGCCAGGCACTGCGTTTTGGCAACGAGCCCCAGACCGCTCAGGCAGGTGGGCTAATCGGTGAAAGCCTGCCCATGCAGCGCCTTCGCCTGCAACTCGGCCAATATGCCAACCTGGCCTATCCGGTATTGATCGAAGGCGAGTCGGGCAGTGGCAAGGATATCGTTGCCAGCCACTACCTGCACCGCCTGACCGAGCGCCATGACAAGCCTTTTCTTGCCTTGAACTGCGCGGCCATATCGCCAACGCTGCTTGAGCCAACTCTTTTTGGCTACGCCAAAGGCGCCTTTACCGGCGCCACAAGCGCCAAATCCGGTTATTTTGAAGACGCCGACAGCGGAACACTGTTCCTTGATGAAATTGGCGAATTGCCACTCGATTTGCAACCAAAACTGCTGCGCGTTCTCGAAAATGGGGAATACCAGCGCGTTGGCGAAACGCAAACCCGGGTTTCCACAGCACGTATCGTGGCCGCAACCAATCGCGACCTGCGCCAGGAAATGCGGGCAGGCAGATTCCGGGCTGACCTTTTTCACCGTCTTTCAGTATTCACCGTAACAGTTCCACCGCTGCGTGAAACGGGACTGGACCGGCTGCTGCTGCTTGAGCACTTTCGCAAGAGCTGTGCCGCCAGCGTTCGCACCGAACCCTTTCAGCTTGCTGCTCCAGCCCAGTCCCTCTGGCTGGACTACGGTTTTCCGGGCAACGTCCGCGAGCTGCGCAACATCACCATTCGGCTTAGTGCTCGCTACCCTGGGCAGACAGTCACCGCCGAGCAGTTGCGCGCCGAGTTCGACCATTTCGACACCCCAGAGCCAGCGACGGGCACCGCCATGCTTGTTGCCGGCGACCTCGAAGAGGTCAAGCAAGCCGCCCGCCGGCACCTCGAAAAAGCATCGCCGCTCAACCTGGACGCCACGCTCGAACTGTGGCAACGCGGCTATATCGAGGCGGCCATCGAACTTAGCGCCGGCAACATGAGCGAAGCCGCCCGCCGTCTGGGCATCAACCGCACGACACTCTATAACCGCATGGAAAGCTGGACCCGCCGATGA
- a CDS encoding ExeA family protein, which produces MSLYLDHFGLREPPFRITPHTDFFFTGANRGPTLDALIYAITQDEGIVKVTGEVGSGKTMLCRMLLERLPENVETLYLANPSLSRQEILGAIADELGIPTDGKATHSLIRALQDALIARYAEGKRVVLLIDEAHAMPAESLEEIRLLSNLESKAAKLLQIALFAQPELDERLAATDMRQLRERITQHFNLAPLKQDDVAAYIEFRLRAAGYHGPNPFTAEAVTMIAKASEGLSRRINILADKALLAAYSRGTHQVSGNEIKLAAQDARFSPLKPKASFNPKPLLWGAAGASAVVLLAALLIGTSPSVFREADPNSTLALTPQANQTAQPGKRLQPVTLRSETQGQPASPDKIRFAPLTRQHFGQYDQWIEDAPNNHYFIQLLATDASQTGQIEGFLARANTVLDPSQIRAYRSSLSGRDRVGVIFGDYASREEAVEAMQSLPESIKAAQPFPRQVSKLR; this is translated from the coding sequence ATGAGCCTTTACCTCGACCACTTCGGCCTGCGCGAGCCACCGTTTCGCATTACGCCGCACACCGATTTTTTCTTTACCGGCGCAAACCGCGGCCCAACGCTCGACGCCCTGATCTATGCCATCACCCAGGACGAAGGCATCGTCAAGGTCACCGGCGAAGTCGGTAGCGGCAAGACCATGCTCTGCCGGATGCTGCTCGAGCGCCTGCCTGAGAATGTCGAGACGCTTTACCTGGCAAATCCGTCGCTCTCACGGCAGGAAATCCTCGGCGCCATAGCCGATGAACTCGGCATTCCGACCGACGGCAAGGCCACGCACTCTTTGATCCGCGCCTTGCAGGATGCGCTCATCGCGCGTTATGCCGAGGGCAAGCGCGTGGTATTGCTGATCGACGAAGCGCACGCGATGCCCGCCGAATCGCTCGAGGAAATCCGCCTGCTTTCCAACCTCGAGTCCAAAGCCGCGAAACTCCTGCAAATCGCGCTCTTCGCCCAGCCCGAACTGGATGAGCGACTGGCCGCCACAGACATGCGCCAGTTACGCGAGCGCATCACCCAGCACTTCAACCTGGCACCACTCAAGCAGGACGACGTTGCCGCCTACATCGAGTTTCGCCTGCGCGCCGCCGGCTATCACGGCCCCAACCCATTCACGGCCGAAGCGGTGACGATGATCGCCAAGGCCTCAGAGGGGCTGTCGCGCCGCATCAATATACTTGCCGACAAGGCCCTGCTTGCTGCCTACTCCAGAGGCACCCATCAGGTAAGCGGCAACGAGATCAAACTCGCAGCACAGGATGCACGGTTTTCACCGCTCAAACCAAAAGCCTCCTTCAACCCGAAGCCTCTGCTTTGGGGGGCTGCTGGCGCCAGCGCCGTCGTCCTGCTCGCCGCTCTGTTGATTGGCACCTCGCCCAGCGTCTTCAGGGAGGCCGACCCGAACAGCACACTGGCTTTGACCCCGCAAGCCAACCAGACGGCCCAGCCCGGGAAGCGACTGCAACCGGTGACATTGCGCAGCGAAACACAAGGCCAGCCTGCCAGCCCGGACAAAATCCGCTTCGCCCCCCTTACTCGCCAGCATTTTGGGCAATACGACCAGTGGATTGAGGACGCCCCCAACAATCATTACTTCATTCAATTGCTGGCCACTGACGCTTCCCAGACTGGCCAGATCGAAGGCTTCCTTGCCCGAGCCAACACCGTGCTCGACCCATCACAAATTCGCGCCTACCGTTCCAGTCTTTCCGGAAGGGATCGGGTCGGCGTGATTTTTGGTGATTACGCGAGCCGCGAAGAAGCGGTTGAAGCCATGCAGAGCCTGCCGGAGTCGATCAAGGCAGCGCAGCCATTTCCAAGGCAGGTCAGCAAATTACGTTAG
- a CDS encoding secretin N-terminal domain-containing protein, giving the protein MKIGFISVTLASFLLAACAAPTPREPLKGHLNTNSTEPAASANIPAPVQQTLALPKPRTTRKAETYSVVVNNVPVRDLLFALARDAKVNVDIHPGITGTVTLNAIDQTLPQLLTRISKQVDMRFELDGPNLAVMPDSPFLKHYKVDYVNMARNVTGTVSTNTQIATGTTGGTGNTSAPATGGGGNISNTRIENTSRNQFWESLEKNIKDILRETDKVFPEGSSETVIEKSTAQAATGAAALPQGIGQRAAQSIANALQTNPNPNSASQATGTSIERRSTFREAASVIMNAESGVITVRATQRQHDRIQEFVDRVSNSARKQVLIEATIVEVTLKDGYQQGVNWTQLAGGGTLNFLGDALTKNAFNLSYTRDGNPNALITMLDTFGTTKVLSSPRVSVMNNQTALLKVVENYVYFSVKADTTTTANVGTTTTYTTTPQSVSVGLVVSVTPQISDGDAVTLNVRPTITTVAREVPDPNPDLKKNGISNLVPVIRTREIESVMRVASGNIAILGGLMEDKIDYQNQRVPLLGQIPLAGELVNNRNNAAQKTELVIFLRPVVIKDASLDGDYAALRDHLPGQNFFAQPNEAQPFNITPSR; this is encoded by the coding sequence ATGAAAATCGGTTTCATCAGTGTAACGCTCGCTTCTTTCCTGCTGGCCGCCTGCGCGGCGCCCACCCCGCGCGAACCGCTGAAGGGGCATCTAAACACGAACAGTACGGAGCCGGCAGCCTCTGCCAACATTCCTGCCCCGGTCCAGCAAACTCTCGCCCTGCCCAAGCCGCGCACCACCCGCAAGGCAGAAACCTACAGCGTCGTCGTCAATAACGTTCCGGTTCGCGACCTGCTCTTCGCCCTGGCCCGCGACGCCAAGGTCAACGTCGACATTCACCCCGGCATCACCGGCACGGTCACGCTGAATGCCATCGACCAAACCTTGCCGCAGCTACTGACCCGGATTTCCAAGCAAGTCGACATGCGCTTCGAACTGGATGGCCCCAACCTCGCCGTCATGCCCGACTCACCATTCCTGAAGCATTACAAAGTCGACTACGTGAACATGGCGCGTAATGTCACGGGCACGGTCTCGACCAACACCCAGATTGCCACCGGCACCACAGGCGGCACAGGCAATACCAGCGCGCCCGCCACCGGCGGTGGTGGAAACATTTCCAACACGCGCATTGAAAACACCTCCCGCAATCAGTTCTGGGAGTCGCTGGAAAAGAACATCAAGGACATCCTGCGCGAAACCGACAAGGTTTTCCCGGAAGGATCGAGCGAAACCGTCATTGAAAAATCCACCGCGCAAGCCGCCACCGGTGCCGCTGCTCTACCCCAGGGAATCGGGCAACGAGCCGCTCAGTCGATTGCCAATGCGCTGCAAACCAACCCGAATCCGAACTCGGCCAGCCAGGCGACCGGCACCTCCATTGAGCGCCGCAGCACCTTCCGGGAAGCGGCATCGGTCATCATGAACGCAGAAAGCGGCGTCATCACGGTGCGCGCCACCCAGCGGCAGCATGATCGGATTCAGGAGTTTGTGGATCGGGTCAGCAACTCAGCAAGGAAGCAGGTACTGATAGAGGCGACTATCGTCGAAGTCACGCTCAAGGATGGCTACCAGCAAGGTGTTAACTGGACACAACTGGCTGGCGGCGGGACGCTAAACTTCCTTGGTGACGCGCTCACCAAGAATGCATTCAACCTAAGCTACACAAGAGATGGCAATCCAAACGCTCTGATTACGATGCTGGACACCTTCGGAACCACCAAAGTGCTTTCAAGCCCGCGGGTCTCTGTCATGAACAATCAGACTGCCCTGCTGAAAGTCGTCGAAAACTATGTGTACTTCAGCGTCAAAGCCGACACAACGACGACCGCCAACGTTGGCACGACAACGACCTACACGACCACACCCCAGTCAGTTTCAGTCGGACTCGTCGTCAGCGTTACGCCGCAAATCAGCGATGGCGACGCCGTGACGCTTAACGTCCGCCCCACCATCACAACGGTAGCTCGCGAAGTTCCGGATCCCAACCCCGACCTCAAGAAAAATGGCATCAGCAACCTCGTCCCCGTCATCCGCACCCGCGAGATTGAATCGGTGATGCGTGTTGCCAGCGGCAACATCGCCATTCTCGGCGGATTGATGGAAGACAAGATCGACTACCAGAACCAGCGCGTTCCGCTGCTCGGACAAATCCCGTTGGCCGGCGAATTGGTCAATAACCGGAACAACGCAGCCCAGAAGACGGAACTGGTCATCTTCCTGCGCCCCGTCGTCATCAAGGACGCCAGCCTTGACGGTGACTACGCCGCGTTGCGCGACCACCTGCCCGGACAGAATTTTTTCGCTCAGCCGAATGAAGCACAGCCCTTCAATATCACTCCGAGCCGCTGA
- a CDS encoding tetratricopeptide repeat protein, translating to MSLLMDALRRAENAKQESARNSQGGTLPTASDLLSLEPIASEPAKGAANPLPDLASHLAAVDAELASSALPEPRPAAPQTSEAPQARPAEQREAVRNAFAAKQPAATPSRLPLWLALGTLGVAGIAIGGYVWYQMNTMNRGSLTAGTPAAMTQPAQPVPPRSAPAVQPAPPSDFAPFSRLTVGTAPEPATAPLFPRREARPAQMQATNGDTEAAPQIRLTRTQPEPDANLARGHASLQRGETEQSRREFEQALQRDPNNTDALLALAAIAHRQGRPADADGLRQRALVANPSDPAAQAAILNNLSVNADPTTAESRLKSLLSNQPESAPLNFALGNLYSRQGRWAEAQQVYFNAVAADGDNPDYLFNLAVSLDHLRQSRLAAQHYRLALEAATKRPAGFARDNVQQRLGELQAEPQR from the coding sequence ATGAGCCTGCTGATGGATGCCCTGCGACGGGCGGAAAATGCCAAGCAGGAATCGGCCCGCAACTCGCAGGGCGGGACGTTGCCAACGGCCAGCGACCTGCTCAGCCTGGAACCGATTGCATCGGAACCGGCCAAAGGCGCCGCCAATCCGCTGCCGGACCTTGCCTCACACTTGGCGGCAGTCGACGCCGAACTGGCCAGTTCGGCGCTTCCCGAGCCCCGCCCGGCCGCCCCCCAAACCAGTGAGGCGCCGCAAGCCAGGCCGGCTGAACAGCGCGAGGCCGTGCGCAATGCCTTTGCCGCCAAACAACCCGCCGCCACGCCTTCGCGGCTCCCGCTCTGGCTGGCATTGGGTACGCTTGGGGTTGCTGGAATCGCCATCGGTGGCTATGTCTGGTATCAGATGAATACGATGAACCGTGGATCGTTGACCGCCGGCACACCTGCGGCAATGACGCAACCAGCCCAGCCAGTGCCCCCCCGGTCGGCACCGGCAGTTCAGCCCGCCCCGCCTTCGGATTTTGCCCCTTTTTCCCGGTTGACCGTGGGAACCGCTCCCGAACCGGCCACGGCACCGCTTTTCCCGCGTCGGGAGGCGCGCCCGGCACAAATGCAGGCGACCAATGGCGATACCGAAGCCGCCCCCCAGATTCGCCTGACGCGCACCCAACCGGAGCCTGACGCCAACCTCGCTCGCGGTCACGCCAGCCTGCAACGCGGCGAAACGGAGCAGTCACGCCGGGAGTTCGAACAGGCCCTGCAGCGCGATCCGAACAACACCGATGCCCTGCTCGCCCTTGCTGCCATTGCCCATCGCCAGGGCCGCCCGGCCGATGCCGATGGCTTGCGCCAGCGGGCGCTGGTCGCCAACCCGAGCGATCCGGCGGCACAGGCGGCCATCCTCAACAACCTGTCGGTCAACGCCGACCCGACCACCGCGGAAAGCCGCCTGAAGTCGCTGCTCTCGAACCAGCCCGAATCGGCGCCGCTCAATTTCGCGCTCGGTAATCTGTATTCTCGCCAAGGCCGTTGGGCAGAGGCGCAGCAAGTCTATTTCAATGCTGTGGCTGCCGATGGCGACAACCCTGACTACCTGTTCAATCTGGCGGTCAGCCTCGATCACCTGCGCCAATCGCGCCTCGCCGCCCAGCATTACCGGCTGGCCCTGGAAGCGGCGACGAAACGCCCGGCCGGCTTTGCCCGCGACAATGTCCAACAACGGCTGGGCGAGTTGCAAGCCGAGCCGCAGCGCTGA